The Bacteroidota bacterium genome has a window encoding:
- a CDS encoding T9SS type A sorting domain-containing protein, translating into MKTHATLPKCRNLIFSGMHPKRFYRAFLLTLMVLGGSLATQAQTQITDYVLFGGFGNCPGGAGLSTPPSPGCAVQINSGSNIQAGRIGSYTLVKTTGNVLINGGIHSGRTISLATNNTVTGNITAANAGNASGNIMSAGSSTVITGNIDVNGNITISGGSVNGVVTRPSGKTYSGPTPTGGVVTASPNLPILPAAPTIVTFPAAGTTTINSTRTITPGSYGSVCLSGNKTLTLAGPGVYVFSSIRNSGSFNTFKFDFQNSASGNFLIYVHGDIDLNKNLVDIINGGSASRIFTETHGTGSTCGSGPFSFLLANGTSGSRRSQWMGTVYAPYAGINVGTGSNNYASITGALWSGTQVNICSNVTIAFAPFIQCSTPNVSAGLDQSLTCLQPSASLNGSSSTAGVTYAWTSLNGNTITNAGSAVATVSAAGTYVLTVTTASGGCTARDTMVVTNNTSAPNANAGADQTITCGSTNASLTASSTTGGVSYSWSGPSIVSGGNSANATVDGPGTYTVTVTNTTTGCTATDQVQVGLNQTAPDAEAGNTNALTCTITELELKGSSATSGAQFSWTTTNGNIVADAGTDSPLINGIGMYYLTVTDPANGCTAIDSVSIEEGPCILPYYVPCPGGKYVEKIGCELSSLYNNYSVGSDTISDIFTFAEDSVYIEIISIEGFTAQLKSLIYQAPGYGLTDTIPNGLNPLIITGKFPIANLINLTVPPASDWINYVRPVYPALNNSGIALSQGDKAQTSDLARAGFQLDGSGVKVCVLSDSYNTLPGDNANIDVSNGDLPGSGNPSGRNTPVQVLKDYPYGSRTDEGRAMLQIVHDVAPGSPLAFRTGVISEGDLASGIIECAQQGCDVIVDDVTFLTSPFYQDGVIAKAVDSVAAMGVTYFTSAGNFGNKSYEGAFSPMVAPLGIAGQAHDFGGNDNLLSVSLPPGNYTIVMQWQDSIYSLGQTSTGTVNDFDIYLTNQYGTQYFGFNRNNLGGDPLEVLPFIVPGTSNVQANISVIRAAGNQAARFKLIVYRGEIIFNEHTTGSSTITGQGNANGAITLGASNYFNTPPFGVSPPLVQNFSSRGGTLVDGAIRNKPDLVAPNGGNTTVNLGAPNVDNDPFPNFFGTSAAAPHAAAVGALLRQGKQKFYGTDLSPSEVRNLLQTTALDMDAPGFDFASGAGYIQAYAALKTFAAPTPDLDSLVVPSGITPGTSTFNTSVYGQFFTTQSVVMFNGSVLPTSFVNGNVLSATVPPFFGNYPLSVYTPPIVPNINDGGYSDTLYFFSPVKKQVVITADDKTKKYGEQLPEFTATITVDGVPLASSGFTLTDLGLDQLTFTSSATSASNTGLFFIQPSNVFTDPGYQTLFNYSFVNGLLTIDPMPIVITPRDTTLTYGDKIEGFQFNYDYDDTNIDPSLRANFLGDIKQTHNSQLSNVLALVDGRVVTNGRVVTNIDLQNLAMVASGRAVTNGRVVTNGRVVTNGIEYDTTIVVDVAPASIFSYVDSMATYTGDTLYATLYSPRAGVNGRVVTNGRVVTNGRVVTNGRVVTNGRVVTNGYPVLNSSNVNLGSNDNMAIIIDSTDIYAAPPGDSLYDLKSVNMVTGTTVGTWSIVPGAFVSSNFSISYGLGELTIEPATLTVKADDKSATYGESPAFTYTVSGYQYQDADSPVFAGPPVFEVVDAQNAVVNPPGAGSFGVRIQSMPLLQPSNYITQFEQGDLDVAKADLHITADDKSRTYGAANPALTLSYAGFVYNDGPAALTAPTASTSAEATSPAGNYPITLSGGQADNYNLLLHDGNLRIDKANLEARADNKTMVGGTSVPSLTITYTGFVNNEGPSAISQPTIATTATSSSSPGNYPITLTGGASDNYNISLVNGTLTVLTPITCNISMPSTLPLCGIGGNSINATASGGNSYSWNVSSSNNSWSMTGGQNSLCATYQAGSSGVSGTFILTVTNTTYNVSNSCSLTVSSRCDEYCTYVQSFWGSTTATSCTGASSLTLINSALTTPLVNGSGSRLVTIGTSEGSCLRSKMPGGTTYASLPSGCVSCSGATGTSYLSSSKFKNGLLSNTIALGLSIRLQPALGSVRITARYLTTYNATSCSGGTAVPGTKQVYSLPSSVVSALGSANTVNDLLVLANRVLGGACTTPSATDVNTAVSAVLTGFNSCKVLAGFSSSSGGSRETEVEPVPDEVPAYELEPVMVYPNPTDGNATAVFLGGLGQLTTLEVYDLSGSRMATLWNGQTETGLPYLVEIPSAQWAAGIYFVRLTNGSESVVTKLILTEQR; encoded by the coding sequence ATGAAAACACACGCTACACTCCCAAAGTGCCGGAATCTCATTTTCTCCGGCATGCACCCCAAACGATTCTACCGGGCTTTCCTCCTCACCCTGATGGTGCTGGGCGGTTCGCTTGCGACTCAAGCTCAAACCCAGATCACCGACTATGTCTTGTTCGGTGGATTCGGAAACTGCCCCGGCGGTGCAGGTCTTTCCACTCCTCCCTCACCCGGCTGCGCGGTACAAATCAATTCCGGTTCCAACATTCAGGCTGGACGTATCGGATCCTATACGTTGGTGAAAACCACCGGAAACGTCTTGATCAATGGCGGCATTCATTCCGGTCGTACGATTTCGCTTGCGACCAACAACACGGTCACCGGTAACATCACTGCGGCGAACGCCGGCAACGCGTCGGGCAACATCATGTCTGCCGGTTCCAGCACCGTCATTACCGGCAATATCGACGTCAACGGAAACATTACGATCTCCGGTGGCAGCGTGAATGGAGTGGTTACCCGTCCTTCCGGTAAAACCTATTCGGGCCCCACGCCAACCGGCGGTGTGGTGACCGCAAGCCCCAACCTGCCTATCCTTCCTGCAGCGCCCACCATCGTCACTTTTCCGGCTGCCGGCACCACGACCATCAATTCCACCCGAACGATCACACCGGGAAGTTACGGCAGTGTCTGTCTGAGCGGGAACAAGACCTTGACACTTGCCGGACCGGGAGTCTATGTGTTCAGTTCCATCCGGAACAGCGGCTCCTTCAACACATTCAAATTCGACTTCCAGAATTCCGCTTCAGGCAACTTTCTGATCTACGTTCACGGCGACATTGACCTGAACAAGAACCTGGTCGATATCATCAACGGCGGATCGGCCTCCCGGATATTCACGGAGACGCATGGCACCGGCAGTACCTGTGGTTCAGGACCATTCTCATTCCTCCTTGCGAACGGAACTTCCGGTAGCCGCCGTAGCCAGTGGATGGGCACCGTTTACGCTCCCTACGCCGGCATCAACGTCGGTACCGGCTCCAACAATTACGCTTCGATTACCGGAGCCTTGTGGAGCGGAACACAGGTCAATATCTGTAGCAACGTGACCATCGCGTTCGCTCCTTTCATCCAGTGCAGCACACCGAATGTTTCGGCCGGTCTTGATCAGTCACTCACCTGTCTTCAACCATCCGCTTCGTTGAACGGCTCTTCTTCGACAGCAGGCGTGACCTATGCCTGGACATCGCTGAATGGAAATACGATTACGAATGCCGGCAGCGCCGTAGCTACGGTCAGTGCCGCCGGCACCTATGTCCTCACCGTTACTACTGCCAGCGGCGGTTGCACGGCACGCGACACCATGGTGGTAACAAACAATACATCCGCTCCGAATGCGAACGCGGGAGCGGACCAAACCATCACCTGCGGTTCCACCAACGCTTCCCTCACCGCCTCTTCGACTACCGGCGGCGTGAGCTATTCCTGGAGCGGGCCCTCTATCGTATCCGGTGGTAATAGCGCCAATGCCACGGTCGATGGACCCGGCACCTATACGGTGACAGTCACCAATACCACCACCGGGTGTACGGCTACCGACCAGGTTCAGGTCGGCCTGAACCAGACCGCTCCCGACGCGGAGGCCGGCAATACCAACGCCCTTACCTGCACCATTACGGAGCTCGAACTGAAAGGCAGTTCGGCTACCAGCGGAGCACAGTTCAGTTGGACCACGACTAACGGGAACATCGTCGCGGATGCCGGAACCGATTCTCCGCTCATCAATGGCATCGGCATGTACTACCTGACGGTTACCGATCCTGCCAACGGCTGTACGGCGATTGATTCCGTATCCATAGAAGAGGGACCCTGTATTCTGCCGTACTACGTTCCCTGTCCCGGCGGCAAGTACGTCGAAAAGATCGGATGTGAATTGAGCTCGCTTTACAACAACTACTCAGTAGGCTCCGATACCATCAGCGATATCTTCACTTTCGCGGAAGACTCCGTGTACATTGAGATCATTTCGATCGAAGGCTTCACCGCACAACTGAAGAGCCTGATCTATCAGGCGCCTGGTTATGGGCTTACGGATACGATCCCCAATGGCTTGAACCCCCTGATCATCACAGGGAAATTCCCGATTGCCAACCTGATCAACCTCACGGTGCCGCCTGCTTCGGATTGGATCAACTACGTCCGTCCGGTCTATCCCGCCCTGAACAACAGTGGTATCGCCCTGTCTCAAGGTGATAAGGCACAGACCTCCGATCTCGCCCGTGCCGGCTTCCAGTTGGACGGCAGCGGAGTCAAGGTTTGCGTTTTGTCCGACAGCTATAATACGCTGCCTGGCGACAATGCCAACATCGATGTCTCGAACGGCGACTTGCCCGGTTCCGGCAACCCGTCCGGTCGCAACACACCGGTGCAAGTGCTCAAGGATTATCCTTATGGCAGCCGTACCGATGAAGGCCGCGCCATGCTTCAGATCGTGCACGATGTCGCACCCGGATCACCGCTCGCGTTCCGCACGGGTGTGATCAGTGAAGGCGACCTCGCTTCTGGAATCATCGAATGCGCCCAGCAGGGTTGCGACGTAATCGTGGATGATGTGACCTTCCTTACCTCACCGTTCTATCAGGATGGCGTGATCGCGAAGGCTGTAGATTCCGTTGCGGCAATGGGTGTCACCTATTTCACCTCCGCCGGCAACTTCGGGAACAAATCCTACGAAGGCGCTTTCAGTCCGATGGTCGCCCCCTTGGGCATCGCAGGTCAGGCGCACGACTTCGGCGGCAACGACAACCTGCTCAGCGTCAGCCTGCCTCCAGGCAACTACACCATTGTGATGCAATGGCAGGATTCCATTTACTCGCTTGGCCAGACATCCACCGGTACGGTCAACGATTTCGACATCTACCTAACCAATCAGTACGGCACCCAATACTTCGGATTCAACCGTAACAACCTGGGTGGTGATCCGCTTGAAGTGCTGCCGTTCATCGTCCCGGGCACTTCCAATGTCCAGGCGAATATCTCGGTCATCCGTGCCGCCGGCAACCAGGCTGCCCGGTTTAAATTGATCGTCTACCGCGGCGAGATCATTTTCAACGAACACACCACCGGAAGTTCGACCATCACCGGACAGGGCAACGCGAACGGCGCGATCACCCTGGGTGCGTCCAACTACTTCAATACGCCTCCCTTCGGCGTGAGCCCTCCCTTGGTGCAGAATTTCTCCTCGCGCGGAGGTACGCTCGTTGACGGCGCCATCCGGAACAAGCCGGATCTTGTCGCACCGAACGGTGGTAACACGACCGTTAATCTCGGAGCCCCGAACGTTGACAACGACCCCTTCCCGAATTTCTTCGGAACCTCGGCTGCTGCTCCGCATGCGGCAGCGGTCGGCGCACTGCTCCGTCAGGGCAAACAGAAGTTTTACGGAACCGACCTGAGTCCGTCCGAAGTCAGGAACCTGTTGCAAACTACAGCGCTCGACATGGACGCGCCGGGCTTCGATTTTGCCAGCGGCGCCGGTTACATTCAAGCCTACGCGGCCTTGAAGACCTTCGCGGCTCCGACCCCGGATCTCGATTCCCTGGTCGTGCCCAGCGGCATCACCCCCGGCACCTCCACCTTCAACACCAGCGTGTATGGCCAGTTCTTTACGACACAGTCGGTGGTCATGTTCAACGGCAGCGTGCTACCGACCAGTTTCGTGAATGGAAACGTGCTCTCGGCTACCGTACCTCCCTTCTTCGGTAACTACCCGCTCAGTGTTTATACTCCTCCCATCGTACCGAACATCAACGACGGCGGCTACTCCGACACCTTGTATTTCTTTTCGCCTGTCAAGAAGCAGGTCGTCATCACTGCCGATGACAAGACGAAAAAATACGGTGAGCAGTTGCCGGAGTTCACGGCTACCATCACGGTCGACGGAGTTCCACTGGCGTCTTCCGGATTCACGCTGACCGATCTCGGACTCGACCAGCTTACGTTCACGAGTTCCGCGACCAGTGCCAGTAATACCGGCCTCTTCTTCATCCAACCATCCAACGTCTTCACGGATCCGGGATACCAGACCCTGTTCAATTACTCATTCGTGAATGGGCTCCTTACCATTGATCCGATGCCGATCGTGATCACGCCTCGGGATACAACACTTACCTACGGCGACAAGATCGAAGGATTCCAATTCAACTACGACTACGACGACACCAACATCGATCCTTCCCTGCGCGCCAATTTCCTGGGCGACATCAAGCAGACGCACAATTCCCAGCTCTCCAACGTGCTGGCGCTTGTGGACGGCCGGGTGGTGACGAATGGCCGGGTAGTCACGAATATCGACCTGCAGAACCTGGCCATGGTAGCCAGCGGACGGGCGGTAACGAACGGGCGGGTCGTGACGAACGGACGGGTGGTAACGAACGGCATCGAGTACGACACGACGATTGTCGTGGATGTCGCGCCCGCTTCGATTTTCTCTTATGTCGATTCGATGGCCACCTATACCGGCGACACCTTGTATGCCACTTTGTACAGCCCTCGCGCCGGCGTCAACGGTCGTGTCGTGACCAATGGTCGCGTAGTAACCAATGGTCGCGTAGTGACCAACGGACGCGTGGTGACCAATGGTCGGGTTGTTACCAACGGCTACCCGGTGCTCAACAGTTCCAACGTGAACCTGGGCAGCAATGATAACATGGCGATCATCATCGACTCCACGGACATTTACGCGGCGCCTCCCGGCGATTCGCTCTATGACCTGAAGTCCGTCAACATGGTAACCGGCACCACGGTCGGTACCTGGAGCATCGTTCCCGGAGCCTTCGTGAGCAGCAACTTCTCGATTTCTTACGGCTTGGGCGAACTGACGATCGAGCCGGCTACGCTGACGGTGAAAGCGGATGACAAATCAGCTACCTATGGCGAATCGCCCGCCTTCACCTATACGGTTTCGGGTTATCAGTATCAGGATGCCGACAGCCCCGTATTCGCAGGACCTCCCGTATTCGAAGTAGTCGACGCCCAGAATGCTGTGGTCAATCCGCCCGGTGCGGGGTCGTTCGGTGTACGGATCCAATCCATGCCGTTGTTGCAGCCATCGAATTATATAACGCAATTCGAGCAAGGCGATCTGGATGTCGCTAAGGCGGACCTCCACATCACGGCTGACGATAAATCACGAACCTACGGTGCAGCCAACCCTGCCCTGACGCTCAGCTACGCGGGCTTCGTATATAACGATGGTCCCGCGGCCCTCACCGCACCTACGGCTTCTACCTCCGCCGAGGCGACGAGTCCGGCCGGCAATTATCCGATCACCCTTTCCGGCGGCCAGGCAGACAACTATAACCTCTTGTTGCACGACGGCAACTTGCGGATCGACAAAGCGAATCTGGAAGCCAGAGCCGACAACAAGACCATGGTAGGCGGAACGTCTGTCCCGTCGTTAACGATCACCTATACCGGATTCGTGAACAACGAAGGCCCATCCGCCATTTCACAACCGACGATCGCAACAACGGCTACCAGCAGTTCTAGCCCGGGCAATTACCCCATTACGCTTACGGGTGGAGCTTCTGACAACTATAACATCAGCCTCGTGAACGGAACCTTGACGGTCCTCACGCCGATCACCTGTAACATCAGCATGCCGTCAACCCTACCCCTTTGCGGCATCGGCGGAAATAGCATCAATGCTACCGCAAGCGGTGGTAACAGCTATTCCTGGAATGTCAGTTCTTCGAATAATTCCTGGAGCATGACCGGCGGACAAAACAGCCTTTGCGCTACCTACCAGGCCGGCAGCAGCGGAGTTTCCGGAACCTTCATACTTACGGTAACCAATACCACGTATAACGTCAGCAATTCTTGTTCACTTACCGTGAGTTCACGTTGCGATGAATACTGTACGTATGTTCAATCCTTCTGGGGCAGCACCACCGCCACTTCCTGTACAGGCGCTTCGAGCCTGACGCTGATCAATTCCGCGCTCACCACCCCACTCGTGAACGGAAGCGGTTCCCGACTGGTGACGATAGGCACGTCGGAAGGCAGTTGTCTCCGCTCCAAGATGCCCGGTGGAACGACGTACGCTTCGTTGCCGAGCGGCTGCGTATCCTGCTCCGGCGCAACCGGAACATCCTACCTGAGCAGCAGCAAATTCAAAAACGGTTTGTTGTCGAATACGATTGCTTTGGGTCTCAGCATTCGCCTTCAGCCGGCCTTGGGCAGTGTTCGGATCACCGCCCGCTACCTGACGACCTATAACGCGACCTCCTGCAGCGGCGGCACTGCCGTTCCCGGCACCAAGCAGGTTTATTCGCTGCCGTCCTCTGTCGTTTCAGCACTGGGAAGCGCCAATACCGTGAATGATCTGCTTGTACTGGCCAACCGCGTATTGGGTGGCGCTTGCACGACACCATCCGCTACGGATGTCAACACCGCTGTATCGGCTGTATTGACCGGCTTCAACAGTTGCAAAGTACTCGCCGGCTTCTCGAGTTCTTCGGGCGGCAGTCGGGAAACCGAAGTCGAACCGGTTCCGGACGAAGTTCCGGCTTACGAACTCGAGCCGGTCATGGTCTACCCTAACCCGACCGATGGTAATGCAACCGCTGTATTCCTGGGCGGACTGGGACAACTGACAACGCTGGAAGTCTATGACCTCAGCGGTTCCCGTATGGCAACGCTCTGGAACGGACAAACCGAAACCGGCCTACCCTATCTGGTGGAGATTCCCTCTGCACAATGGGCCGCCGGAATCTACTTTGTCCGCCTGACCAATGGTTCGGAGTCGGTTGTGACCAAACTGATCCTGACAGAGCAGCGCTAA
- a CDS encoding tetratricopeptide repeat protein: MKCSHYLLFIVLLLTHPLFAQDPVADSLKNALATAPADTNRVNLLFTLAKSSMATSPTEALDYSEQMLKLSEQLKFSKGVAQGYKWLGIAKFNLGNYFDAIQNYEKAQAVFDSIGDRRGVANMYSNIGNVYYNQGEDSKALEYFLQSLKISEEINDTLRTTTALINIGAVFANKSITYPQALKYLGRALPLSLAIDDLTTYGTACVNIGEIWLNSNEYDSAQVYFEKAAKAYDGTEDLPYALNDLGKVYQMRQEYDAAYRYQKQAYDIAKSLDLRNDMAISMLGIAKTLQLRGETRTALNAYLEAESLAKETNSNYSLKEIYEGLSGVYARLGDFTKAFKYQNLLIGVKDTLYNIDTDKKLQGLTFNFEIEKKQGQIDLLTKDQKLQQAEIRRQRLVKNGFIGGFAVVLLFAGVFFSQRNRISREKKRSDELLLNILPEETAEELKATGTAKARNFDSVTVMFTDFKNFTQASERLSPEELVREINDCYSEFDRIVSRYGIEKIKTIGDAYMCAGGLPVPNGTHPVDVIKAGLEFQAFIEQNKQKRISQGLPYFELRLGIHTGPVVAGIVGIKKFAYDIWGDTVNTASRMESSGATGKVNISGTTYELVKDHFDCTPRGKVEAKNKGWIEMYFVEGLK, translated from the coding sequence ATGAAGTGTTCGCACTACCTTTTATTCATCGTCCTGCTGCTCACGCATCCCCTTTTTGCACAGGATCCCGTAGCCGACAGCCTTAAGAACGCCTTGGCAACTGCGCCAGCGGACACCAATCGTGTGAACCTGCTTTTCACCCTGGCCAAGTCGAGTATGGCTACTTCGCCAACGGAAGCCCTCGACTACAGCGAACAAATGCTCAAACTTTCGGAGCAACTGAAATTCAGCAAAGGTGTCGCGCAAGGTTACAAATGGCTCGGTATCGCCAAATTCAATCTGGGGAATTACTTCGACGCCATCCAGAATTATGAAAAAGCACAAGCCGTCTTTGATTCCATCGGTGACCGGCGCGGCGTTGCCAACATGTACAGCAACATCGGCAATGTCTATTACAACCAGGGTGAAGACTCGAAAGCCCTGGAATACTTCCTGCAATCACTCAAGATCTCGGAAGAGATCAACGACACCCTGCGGACCACGACCGCGCTGATCAACATCGGTGCCGTGTTCGCAAACAAGTCCATCACCTATCCTCAGGCACTGAAATACCTCGGACGGGCATTACCATTGAGCCTAGCAATCGACGACCTTACCACCTACGGAACCGCCTGCGTCAACATCGGCGAGATCTGGCTGAACAGCAATGAATACGATTCCGCCCAGGTGTACTTCGAAAAAGCCGCGAAGGCCTATGATGGAACCGAGGATCTGCCTTATGCCCTGAACGACCTGGGCAAGGTCTACCAGATGCGCCAGGAATACGACGCGGCCTACCGCTACCAAAAGCAGGCCTACGACATCGCCAAGAGTCTCGACCTGCGGAACGACATGGCCATCTCGATGCTCGGCATCGCCAAGACACTTCAACTGCGGGGCGAAACCCGTACCGCCCTTAACGCCTACCTTGAAGCGGAATCCCTGGCCAAGGAGACGAATTCCAACTACAGCCTCAAAGAGATCTACGAAGGCCTTTCCGGAGTCTATGCGAGACTGGGAGATTTCACCAAGGCCTTCAAGTATCAGAACCTTTTGATCGGAGTCAAGGATACGCTGTACAACATCGACACCGACAAAAAGCTCCAGGGTCTTACATTCAACTTCGAGATCGAGAAGAAACAAGGACAGATCGACCTGCTGACGAAAGATCAGAAACTCCAACAGGCGGAAATACGGCGCCAGCGCCTGGTCAAGAATGGCTTCATCGGCGGTTTCGCCGTTGTCCTGCTCTTCGCTGGTGTGTTCTTCAGCCAGCGGAACCGCATCTCACGGGAGAAGAAACGCAGCGATGAACTGCTGCTCAACATTCTGCCGGAAGAAACCGCGGAAGAGCTCAAAGCGACCGGCACCGCCAAAGCACGCAACTTCGATTCGGTGACGGTCATGTTCACCGACTTCAAGAATTTCACCCAAGCCAGCGAACGGCTTAGTCCGGAGGAATTGGTTCGGGAGATCAACGATTGCTACAGCGAATTCGATCGCATCGTTTCCCGGTACGGTATCGAAAAGATCAAGACCATCGGCGACGCTTACATGTGCGCCGGGGGCTTGCCGGTTCCCAATGGTACGCATCCGGTCGACGTGATCAAGGCCGGTCTGGAATTCCAGGCATTCATCGAACAGAACAAGCAGAAGCGGATCAGCCAGGGGCTGCCCTATTTTGAATTACGCCTGGGGATCCATACCGGACCGGTTGTGGCCGGTATCGTAGGCATCAAGAAATTCGCGTATGATATCTGGGGCGACACCGTCAATACTGCTTCACGAATGGAAAGCAGCGGCGCCACCGGCAAGGTGAACATCAGCGGCACCACATACGAACTTGTCAAGGATCATTTCGATTGCACACCCCGCGGAAAGGTTGAAGCCAAGAACAAAGGCTGGATCGAGATGTACTTCGTGGAAGGTCTGAAGTGA
- a CDS encoding HD domain-containing protein: MLIDNLTYASLEAEVIGRLRRDLSPEYRYHNAEHTLDVIEAAERLSRMEGLDESDRLLIRTAALLHDTGYLEGRKEHEVISQRIARDYLTRLNIDEEQIRKVERMIAATRVPQQPQDLFDRILCDADLDYLGREDYFPLASRMYAEFLHDGTVRNEAEWLELQVKFLGAHRYFTDSAKRTREAGLNRQLESLRAQYERSRSAARA, translated from the coding sequence ATGTTGATCGACAACCTCACCTACGCCTCGTTGGAAGCGGAGGTGATTGGTCGCCTGCGCCGCGACCTCTCTCCGGAATATCGGTATCACAACGCCGAGCATACGCTCGATGTGATTGAGGCTGCCGAACGCCTGTCCAGAATGGAAGGTTTGGACGAATCCGATCGCCTGCTGATCCGGACCGCGGCCTTGTTACACGATACCGGCTACCTGGAAGGCAGGAAAGAACATGAAGTCATCAGCCAGCGAATCGCACGTGATTACCTGACCCGGTTGAATATCGACGAAGAACAGATCCGAAAGGTCGAGCGGATGATCGCGGCAACCCGGGTGCCGCAACAACCACAGGATCTGTTCGACCGTATCCTGTGCGATGCGGATCTGGATTACCTCGGCCGGGAAGATTATTTCCCTCTAGCCAGCCGGATGTACGCGGAATTCCTGCACGACGGAACGGTACGGAACGAGGCCGAATGGCTCGAGCTTCAAGTGAAATTCCTGGGTGCGCACCGGTATTTCACGGACTCCGCCAAGCGAACCCGCGAAGCGGGACTGAACCGACAGTTGGAGTCACTCCGTGCTCAATACGAACGATCCCGTTCCGCTGCCCGGGCCTGA
- a CDS encoding cyclic nucleotide-binding domain-containing protein: MSLNSVPYEKTLRILQQVELFEHVPTNVIEELCKKMLISSFRAEDRIINQGDEGNSMYVILSGKVHIHDGDFVVASLHEGSFFGEFSLLDDEPRSLSVSAATPCVTGTILQNDFYRIINKYPDVTKDIIKVMLKRLRGQNTTIIAQLRSRQRELENMVRERTADIQKKNEDLEKAIAELKVTQEQLIQQEKLASLGQLTAGIAHEIKNPLNFVNNFSVLTNDLIKELHECEDPEEREAIFSDIQQNLEKIRFHGHRADSIVSSMLDHARSSSRSRELIHLDQLCDEYLNLAFHGMRANVPDFNCTLEKNYEPNIPETTCIPQDIARVFLNLFNNAFYAVKGRHLPKVSVHVRTLFMPGKKEIEIRIRDNGSGIPEDKLNKIFQPFFTTKPAGQGTGLGLSISHDIMTAHGGSIRVESKENEYTEFVLNLPVTN; the protein is encoded by the coding sequence ATGTCCCTGAACAGCGTCCCCTACGAAAAAACCCTGCGCATCCTGCAGCAGGTGGAGCTGTTTGAGCACGTTCCTACGAATGTAATCGAGGAACTCTGTAAAAAGATGCTGATTTCCAGTTTCCGGGCGGAAGACCGGATCATCAACCAGGGCGATGAAGGAAACAGCATGTACGTTATCCTGTCGGGCAAGGTGCACATTCACGATGGCGACTTTGTCGTGGCCAGCCTGCACGAAGGCAGTTTTTTCGGTGAATTCTCGCTACTCGACGACGAACCCCGTTCACTTTCTGTTTCCGCCGCTACGCCCTGTGTGACCGGCACGATTCTGCAAAACGACTTTTACCGCATCATCAACAAATACCCGGACGTTACCAAGGACATCATCAAGGTGATGCTGAAACGTCTGCGCGGTCAGAATACCACCATCATTGCGCAACTCCGTTCCCGCCAGCGCGAGCTGGAAAACATGGTACGCGAGCGGACAGCGGATATCCAAAAGAAAAACGAAGACCTCGAAAAAGCCATCGCGGAACTGAAGGTAACCCAGGAACAACTGATCCAGCAGGAGAAACTGGCTTCACTCGGCCAACTCACTGCCGGAATCGCTCACGAGATCAAGAATCCGCTGAACTTCGTGAACAATTTCTCGGTACTGACAAACGACCTGATCAAGGAACTGCACGAATGCGAGGATCCGGAAGAACGCGAAGCGATCTTTTCCGACATCCAGCAGAACCTCGAGAAGATCCGCTTCCACGGCCACCGCGCGGACTCCATCGTCTCGAGCATGCTGGACCATGCCCGCTCCAGCAGCCGGTCGCGCGAACTGATTCACCTCGATCAGCTGTGCGACGAGTACCTCAACCTCGCCTTCCACGGAATGCGAGCGAATGTTCCCGATTTCAACTGCACACTCGAGAAGAATTACGAGCCCAACATTCCGGAAACCACCTGCATACCACAGGATATCGCACGGGTGTTCCTGAACCTGTTCAACAACGCCTTTTACGCAGTCAAAGGCCGGCACCTGCCCAAGGTGAGCGTGCACGTCCGCACGCTTTTCATGCCGGGTAAAAAGGAAATCGAAATCCGTATCCGCGACAACGGAAGCGGCATCCCGGAAGATAAACTGAACAAGATTTTTCAACCCTTTTTTACCACAAAACCTGCCGGACAGGGCACCGGATTGGGACTAAGCATCAGCCACGATATCATGACCGCCCACGGCGGCAGCATCCGTGTCGAGAGCAAGGAGAATGAATACACCGAATTCGTTCTCAACCTTCCCGTTACCAATTAA